The Thioalkalivibrio thiocyanodenitrificans ARhD 1 genome window below encodes:
- a CDS encoding class I SAM-dependent methyltransferase: MSTRTTPLTDALHAYLLEHSLREHPLLKRLRKETASLPESNMQIAPEQGQFMQLLIRLAGARRCLEIGTFTGYSSLALALVLPADGEIVTCDLSETYTAVARRYWREAGVEARIQLKLGPAADTLRTLIEAGETGRFDFAFIDADKAGYATYYELCLRLLRTGGLIAVDNTLWDGRVADPTVVDEDTLAIREFNRMLRDDPRVDISLVPVGDGLTLARKRT, translated from the coding sequence ATGTCCACGCGAACGACACCCCTCACCGATGCCCTCCATGCATACCTGCTGGAGCATTCCCTGCGGGAACATCCCCTGCTGAAGCGGCTTCGCAAGGAAACCGCGTCGCTGCCCGAGTCCAACATGCAGATCGCCCCGGAACAGGGGCAGTTCATGCAACTGCTGATCAGGCTCGCTGGTGCCCGCCGCTGCCTGGAGATCGGCACATTCACCGGATACAGCAGTCTTGCCCTGGCGCTTGTGCTGCCCGCCGACGGCGAAATCGTCACCTGCGACCTGAGCGAGACGTACACCGCCGTGGCCCGGCGCTACTGGCGGGAAGCCGGCGTCGAGGCGCGCATTCAATTGAAACTCGGGCCCGCCGCCGACACACTCCGGACCCTGATCGAGGCGGGAGAGACCGGCCGCTTCGACTTCGCCTTCATCGACGCGGACAAGGCCGGCTACGCGACCTATTACGAGCTCTGCCTGCGCCTGCTGAGGACGGGGGGATTGATCGCGGTGGACAACACGCTGTGGGACGGCCGTGTCGCCGATCCGACCGTGGTCGATGAAGACACCCTCGCGATCCGCGAATTCAACCGCATGCTGCGGGACGATCCGCGTGTCGACATCAGTCTCGTGCCCGTAGGTGACGGGCTGACCCTGGCGCGGAAGCGGACATGA
- a CDS encoding TetR/AcrR family transcriptional regulator has protein sequence MPRKPDLREKIVDAAVALAEERSWEEVRLFDVAQSLDVGLDDVRRHFREKEDVIEAWFDRADAAVLKASAEPGFTGLPARVRLHRLIMIWLEALAPHRRMTREMIYGRFEPGHVHMQVRGLLRVSRTVQWIREGARRDAAFLTRALEETVLTSIYLATFFHWMQDDTTDSAATRRLLDRLLRGAEWLPAIMFTPERSVRHVGPVVSEDEDEPAGEAGPSIPAS, from the coding sequence ATGCCGAGGAAACCCGACCTGCGGGAGAAGATCGTCGATGCTGCCGTGGCACTGGCCGAGGAACGTTCATGGGAGGAGGTTCGCCTGTTCGACGTGGCGCAATCCCTGGACGTGGGCCTCGACGACGTGCGGCGGCATTTCAGGGAGAAGGAGGACGTCATCGAGGCCTGGTTCGACCGGGCCGATGCGGCCGTGCTCAAGGCCAGCGCGGAACCCGGGTTCACCGGGCTGCCGGCGCGGGTACGCCTGCACCGTCTGATCATGATCTGGCTGGAAGCCCTCGCGCCGCATCGGCGGATGACCCGGGAGATGATCTACGGCCGTTTCGAACCCGGACACGTGCACATGCAGGTGCGGGGCCTGCTGCGGGTGAGCCGCACGGTGCAGTGGATCCGCGAGGGCGCCCGGCGCGATGCGGCGTTTCTCACCCGCGCGCTGGAGGAAACGGTGCTCACCAGCATCTATCTGGCCACCTTCTTTCACTGGATGCAAGACGATACCACCGACTCGGCCGCCACCCGCCGGCTGCTGGACCGGCTGCTGCGTGGTGCGGAATGGCTGCCGGCCATCATGTTCACACCGGAGCGTTCCGTGCGGCACGTCGGGCCGGTGGTGTCCGAGGATGAGGACGAGCCGGCGGGCGAAGCCGGGCCTTCCATACCGGCATCCTGA
- a CDS encoding metal-dependent hydrolase gives MDTLTHALSGALLARAATPARTAPGTPGTGGRMLAGFAGGAFPDIDFAMRAVDTLWYLSEVHQGATHSLVLLPLWAMALAWMFGRFSGLGWRGYFAPVSLGIGIHIAGDLITAYGTMLFYPFSDWRPALSWVYVVDPYFTLIIAAGLLVAWRRPDRGRAASVAALLVLFAYVGVQGAIQMRAVGVAEAYARHAGLSEARGEALPQPFSPGHRVLIVSDDAAVHTAWVRLLPGRSLAERMPLPHPFRDMATHYMQVPQWQRRPRFGRGSGESDLARLAWGQDGFRYFRRFARIPVLHEVAEEGGRECAWFKDLRFELPALPPSFVFGMCRDPVDGSWYRERRRGAMWLD, from the coding sequence GTGGACACCCTCACCCATGCCCTGAGCGGCGCCCTGCTGGCGCGGGCGGCCACGCCGGCCCGCACCGCCCCGGGCACCCCGGGCACAGGCGGTCGCATGCTGGCCGGATTCGCCGGTGGCGCCTTCCCGGACATCGACTTCGCCATGCGCGCGGTGGATACCCTCTGGTACCTGAGCGAGGTGCATCAGGGGGCGACCCATTCGTTGGTGCTGCTGCCCCTGTGGGCAATGGCCTTGGCCTGGATGTTCGGGCGGTTCTCGGGGCTTGGCTGGCGCGGGTATTTCGCGCCGGTCTCACTGGGCATCGGCATCCATATCGCCGGGGATCTGATCACCGCCTACGGCACCATGCTGTTCTATCCCTTTTCGGACTGGCGGCCGGCGCTGTCGTGGGTCTATGTGGTGGATCCGTACTTCACCCTGATTATCGCGGCCGGGCTGCTGGTGGCGTGGCGCCGCCCGGACCGCGGGCGTGCGGCATCGGTGGCGGCGCTGCTCGTGCTGTTCGCCTACGTGGGTGTACAGGGGGCCATCCAGATGCGGGCGGTCGGGGTTGCCGAGGCCTACGCACGGCACGCGGGTCTGTCCGAGGCCCGCGGGGAGGCCCTGCCGCAGCCCTTCTCCCCGGGCCACCGGGTGCTGATCGTGAGTGATGACGCGGCGGTCCATACGGCGTGGGTGCGGTTGCTGCCCGGGCGCAGCCTGGCGGAACGGATGCCCCTGCCACACCCGTTTCGGGACATGGCGACCCATTACATGCAGGTACCGCAATGGCAGCGTCGGCCCCGGTTCGGCCGGGGATCCGGGGAATCGGATCTGGCCCGGCTCGCGTGGGGACAGGACGGGTTCCGGTACTTCCGACGCTTTGCCCGGATTCCCGTCCTGCACGAGGTGGCAGAGGAGGGGGGACGCGAATGCGCCTGGTTCAAGGATCTGCGCTTCGAGCTGCCGGCGCTGCCGCCG